From a single Pseudomonas cremoricolorata genomic region:
- the secY gene encoding preprotein translocase subunit SecY yields MAKQGALSSLGKGGMSELWARLRFLFLAIIVYRIGAHIPVPGINPDRLADLFRQNEGTILSLFNMFSGGALERMSIFALGIMPYISASIIMQLMTAVSPQLEQLKKEGEAGRRKISQYTRYLTVILALVQAIGMSIGLAGQGVAFSVGLGFHVVAVATFVAGAMFMMWLGEQITERGVGNGISMLIFAGIVAGLPRAIGQSFESARTGDINIFALVAIGLLAVAIIGFVVFIERGQRRIAVHYAKRQQGRKVFAAQTSHLPLKVNMAGVIPAIFASSILLFPASLGAWFGQSEGMGWLQDVAQSIAPGQPLNILLFSAGIIFFCFFYTALMFNPKDVAENLKKSGAFIPGIRPGEQSARYIDGVLTRLTMFGALYMMAVCLLPQFLVVAANVPFYLGGTSLLIVVVVVMDFMSQVQSHLVSHQYESLMKKANLKGYGGSSLLR; encoded by the coding sequence ATGGCTAAGCAAGGTGCTCTCTCTTCGCTCGGTAAGGGCGGGATGTCGGAACTCTGGGCTCGTCTGCGCTTTCTGTTCTTGGCGATCATCGTCTATCGGATCGGCGCGCATATCCCGGTTCCTGGCATCAATCCTGACCGTCTCGCGGATCTGTTTCGGCAGAATGAGGGGACCATTCTTAGCTTGTTCAACATGTTTTCCGGTGGTGCGCTGGAGCGCATGAGCATCTTTGCACTGGGGATCATGCCGTACATCTCGGCATCGATCATCATGCAGCTCATGACCGCAGTCAGCCCACAGCTGGAGCAGTTGAAGAAGGAAGGTGAAGCTGGCCGTCGCAAGATTAGCCAGTACACCCGCTACCTCACTGTAATCCTGGCATTGGTCCAGGCCATTGGCATGTCCATTGGTCTGGCCGGGCAGGGCGTGGCGTTTTCTGTAGGCCTCGGCTTCCATGTCGTTGCGGTTGCCACCTTCGTGGCCGGCGCGATGTTCATGATGTGGCTGGGTGAGCAGATCACCGAGCGCGGTGTGGGCAACGGTATCTCGATGTTGATCTTCGCAGGTATCGTTGCCGGTCTTCCGAGAGCAATCGGGCAGTCTTTCGAGTCTGCGCGTACCGGCGATATCAACATTTTCGCCCTGGTCGCAATCGGGTTGCTGGCAGTAGCGATCATCGGTTTTGTGGTGTTCATTGAGCGCGGTCAGCGGCGAATCGCCGTTCACTACGCCAAGCGTCAGCAGGGCCGCAAGGTCTTCGCTGCGCAGACCAGCCACTTGCCGCTCAAGGTAAACATGGCAGGGGTTATCCCAGCCATTTTTGCCAGCAGCATTCTGCTGTTCCCGGCTTCGCTGGGTGCCTGGTTCGGTCAGTCCGAAGGTATGGGCTGGCTGCAGGACGTCGCGCAGTCAATCGCTCCTGGTCAGCCGTTGAACATCTTGCTGTTTAGTGCAGGGATCATTTTCTTCTGCTTCTTCTACACAGCGCTGATGTTCAATCCGAAAGACGTAGCGGAAAACCTGAAGAAGTCCGGTGCCTTTATTCCGGGCATCCGTCCTGGTGAGCAGTCGGCGCGCTACATTGATGGCGTTCTGACCCGTTTGACCATGTTCGGTGCTCTATACATGATGGCCGTGTGCCTTCTGCCCCAGTTCCTGGTGGTGGCTGCAAACGTGCCGTTCTACCTTGGCGGGACCTCGTTGCTGATTGTGGTAGTGGTTGTGATGGACTTCATGTCCCAAGTACAATCGCACCTCGTTTCGCACCAGTACGAATCCCTGATGAAGAAAGCCAACCTGAAAGGCTACGGCGGCAGCAGTCTGCTGCGCTGA
- the rplB gene encoding 50S ribosomal protein L2, whose protein sequence is MAIVKCKPTSPGRRFVVKVVNKELHKGAPHAPLLEKKSKSGGRNNNGRITTRHVGGGHKQHYRMVDFRRNDKDGIPATVERIEYDPNRTAHIALLCYADGERRYIIAPKGVSAGDQLIAGALAPIKAGNSLQLRNIPVGSTIHGVELKPGKGAQIARSAGASAQLIAREGVYVTLRLRSGEMRKVLAECRATLGEVSNSEHSLRSLGKAGAKRWRGVRPTVRGVAMNPVDHPHGGGEGRTSGGRHPVSPWGFPTKGAKTRGNKRTDNMIVRRRK, encoded by the coding sequence ATGGCAATCGTTAAATGCAAACCGACTTCCCCTGGCCGCCGTTTCGTGGTCAAGGTGGTCAACAAGGAGCTGCACAAAGGCGCTCCTCACGCACCGCTGCTCGAGAAGAAATCGAAGTCTGGTGGTCGTAACAACAATGGCCGCATCACCACGCGTCACGTGGGTGGTGGTCATAAGCAGCACTACCGTATGGTCGACTTCCGTCGCAACGACAAAGATGGCATCCCAGCCACTGTCGAGCGCATCGAATACGATCCAAACCGTACTGCTCACATCGCCCTGCTGTGCTACGCAGACGGCGAGCGTCGCTACATCATCGCGCCTAAAGGCGTGAGCGCTGGCGACCAGCTGATCGCAGGTGCCCTGGCCCCAATCAAGGCCGGCAACTCGCTGCAGCTGCGCAACATTCCAGTTGGTAGCACCATTCATGGTGTCGAACTGAAGCCGGGCAAAGGCGCCCAGATCGCTCGTTCCGCTGGTGCTTCGGCTCAGCTGATCGCTCGTGAAGGTGTATACGTGACCCTGCGTCTTCGTTCTGGTGAGATGCGTAAAGTACTGGCTGAATGCCGTGCGACCCTGGGCGAAGTCTCGAACTCCGAGCACAGCCTGCGTTCGCTGGGTAAAGCAGGTGCCAAACGCTGGCGTGGCGTTCGCCCAACCGTTCGTGGTGTTGCCATGAACCCGGTTGACCACCCGCATGGTGGTGGTGAAGGTCGTACCTCCGGTGGTCGTCATCCGGTATCGCCATGGGGCTTCCCAACCAAGGGTGCTAAAACCCGTGGTAATAAGCGTACCGACAATATGATCGTCCGTCGTCGCAAGTAA
- the rplR gene encoding 50S ribosomal protein L18, with protein MTDKKVIRLRRARKARLKMHELEVVRLCVFRSSQHIYAQVISADGSKVLASASTLDKDLRDGATGNIDAATKVGKLVAERAKAAGVSQVAFDRSGFKYHGRVKALADAAREGGLEF; from the coding sequence ATGACCGACAAAAAAGTTATTCGACTGCGTCGCGCTCGCAAAGCACGCCTGAAAATGCACGAACTCGAAGTCGTGCGCCTCTGCGTGTTCCGTTCGTCGCAGCACATCTACGCCCAGGTCATTTCGGCCGACGGCAGCAAGGTTCTGGCAAGCGCCTCGACCTTGGACAAAGACCTGCGTGATGGCGCCACCGGCAACATCGACGCGGCCACTAAGGTTGGCAAGCTGGTCGCTGAGCGTGCGAAAGCCGCCGGTGTATCTCAAGTTGCCTTTGACCGTTCCGGCTTCAAGTACCACGGCCGCGTCAAAGCGCTGGCTGATGCTGCTCGTGAAGGCGGGCTGGAGTTCTAA
- the rpsN gene encoding 30S ribosomal protein S14 yields the protein MAKKSMKNRELKRQLTVAKFAKKRAALKATIVDLNASPEERFAAVVALQKQPRDASAARLRNRCRLTGRPHGVYRKFGLARNKLREAAMRGDVPGLVKASW from the coding sequence ATGGCCAAGAAGAGCATGAAAAACCGCGAGCTGAAGCGTCAGCTCACGGTCGCTAAGTTCGCCAAGAAGCGCGCTGCGCTGAAAGCGACCATCGTCGACCTGAACGCTTCTCCTGAAGAGCGTTTCGCTGCCGTTGTCGCTCTGCAGAAGCAGCCTCGTGATGCCAGCGCTGCGCGTCTGCGCAACCGTTGCCGCCTGACCGGTCGTCCTCACGGTGTTTACCGTAAGTTCGGCCTGGCGCGTAACAAGCTGCGCGAAGCCGCAATGCGTGGTGACGTACCAGGTCTGGTCAAGGCCAGCTGGTAA
- the rplN gene encoding 50S ribosomal protein L14, giving the protein MIQTQSMLDVADNSGARRVMCIKVLGGSHRRYAGIGDIIKVTVKEAIPRGKVKKGQVMTAVVVRTRHGVRRADGSIIRFDGNAAVLLNTKQEPIGTRIFGPVTRELRTEKFMKIVSLAPEVL; this is encoded by the coding sequence ATGATTCAGACTCAATCCATGCTCGATGTGGCCGATAACAGCGGCGCTCGTCGCGTCATGTGCATCAAGGTACTCGGCGGTTCGCACCGCCGTTACGCTGGCATCGGTGACATCATCAAGGTTACCGTCAAGGAAGCGATTCCTCGCGGTAAGGTCAAAAAAGGCCAAGTGATGACTGCCGTTGTCGTTCGTACCCGCCACGGCGTACGTCGCGCTGACGGGTCCATCATTCGTTTCGACGGTAATGCTGCTGTTCTGCTGAACACCAAGCAAGAGCCGATCGGCACTCGCATCTTCGGGCCAGTGACCCGTGAACTTCGTACTGAGAAGTTCATGAAGATCGTTTCGCTCGCCCCTGAAGTGCTCTAA
- the rpsQ gene encoding 30S ribosomal protein S17, with protein MAEAEKTVRTLTGRVVSDKMDKTITVLIERRVKHPIYGKYVKRSTKLHAHDETNQCKIGDKVSITETRPLAKTKSWALVEVLERAVEV; from the coding sequence ATGGCTGAAGCTGAAAAAACCGTCCGTACGCTGACTGGCCGTGTCGTCAGCGACAAAATGGACAAGACCATCACCGTTCTGATCGAGCGTCGCGTCAAGCACCCGATCTACGGTAAATACGTTAAGCGTTCGACTAAGCTGCACGCGCACGACGAAACTAACCAGTGCAAGATCGGCGACAAGGTTTCCATTACCGAAACCCGTCCGCTGGCCAAGACCAAGTCCTGGGCACTGGTTGAAGTCCTCGAACGCGCTGTTGAAGTCTAA
- the rplE gene encoding 50S ribosomal protein L5, with product MARLKEIYRNEIAPKLKDELKLSNVMEVPRVTKITLNMGLGEAIGDKKVIEHAVADLEKITGQKPVVTFARKSIAGFKVREGWPIGVKVTLRSDKMYEFLDRLLAISLPRVRDFRGLNAKSFDGRGNYSMGVKEQIIFPEIDYDKIDALRGLDITLTTTARSDDEGRALLRAFKFPFRN from the coding sequence ATGGCACGACTGAAAGAGATTTACCGGAACGAAATCGCTCCCAAGCTTAAGGATGAACTTAAGCTTTCGAACGTGATGGAAGTTCCTCGCGTTACCAAGATCACCCTGAACATGGGTCTGGGCGAAGCGATCGGCGACAAGAAAGTCATCGAGCACGCTGTAGCTGATCTGGAAAAGATCACCGGCCAAAAGCCGGTCGTGACCTTCGCTCGTAAATCCATCGCGGGCTTCAAAGTCCGTGAGGGATGGCCGATCGGCGTCAAAGTGACCCTGCGTAGCGACAAGATGTACGAGTTCCTGGACCGCCTGCTGGCGATCTCCCTGCCACGTGTCCGCGACTTCCGCGGTCTGAATGCCAAGTCCTTCGATGGTCGTGGCAACTACAGCATGGGCGTGAAAGAGCAGATCATCTTCCCGGAAATCGATTACGACAAGATCGATGCTCTGCGCGGTTTGGACATTACCCTGACCACCACTGCTCGTTCGGATGACGAAGGCCGCGCTCTGCTGCGTGCATTCAAATTCCCGTTCCGCAACTGA
- the rpmC gene encoding 50S ribosomal protein L29 has translation MKANELREKSAQQLNEQLLGLLRDQFNLRMQKATGQLGQSHLLSQVKRDIARVKTVLNQQAGK, from the coding sequence ATGAAAGCGAATGAACTTCGTGAAAAATCGGCACAGCAGCTGAACGAGCAACTGCTCGGCCTGCTGCGCGACCAGTTCAATCTGCGCATGCAGAAAGCAACTGGCCAGTTGGGGCAGTCGCACCTGCTCTCGCAAGTTAAGCGTGACATCGCTCGCGTGAAAACTGTGCTCAACCAGCAGGCAGGTAAGTGA
- the rplP gene encoding 50S ribosomal protein L16, translating to MLQPKRTKFRKQMTGHNRGLALRGSKVSFGEFALKAVARGRLTARQIESARRALTRHVKRGGKIWIRVFPDKPVTKKPLEVRMGKGKGSVEYWVAQIQPGKVLYEIEGVSEELAREAFALAAAKLPLATSFVKRTVM from the coding sequence ATGTTGCAACCTAAGCGTACAAAATTCCGCAAGCAGATGACTGGCCACAACCGTGGTCTGGCACTGCGCGGTAGCAAAGTCAGCTTCGGCGAGTTCGCTCTGAAAGCTGTTGCTCGCGGTCGTCTTACCGCCCGTCAGATCGAGTCGGCGCGTCGTGCGCTGACCCGTCACGTAAAGCGTGGCGGCAAGATCTGGATCCGTGTATTCCCGGACAAACCGGTTACCAAGAAGCCTCTCGAGGTTCGTATGGGTAAAGGTAAGGGCTCCGTGGAGTACTGGGTTGCCCAGATCCAACCAGGCAAAGTCCTGTACGAGATCGAGGGTGTTTCTGAAGAGCTGGCGCGCGAAGCATTTGCTCTGGCTGCTGCAAAGCTGCCTCTCGCCACCTCCTTTGTTAAGCGGACGGTGATGTGA
- the rplV gene encoding 50S ribosomal protein L22, with product MEVAAKLSGARISAQKARLVADQIRGKKVGEALNLLAFSSKKAAEIMKKVLESAVANAEHNEGADVDDLKVSTVFVNEGRSLKRIMPRAKGRADRIVKRSCHITVKVADK from the coding sequence ATGGAAGTAGCCGCTAAGTTGTCGGGCGCTCGAATCTCCGCCCAGAAAGCCCGCTTGGTCGCCGACCAGATCCGCGGGAAGAAGGTGGGCGAAGCGCTCAACCTGTTGGCCTTCAGCAGCAAAAAAGCCGCTGAAATCATGAAGAAAGTCCTCGAGTCGGCCGTTGCCAACGCCGAACACAACGAAGGCGCAGACGTTGATGACCTGAAGGTCTCCACCGTTTTCGTCAACGAAGGGCGTTCGCTGAAGCGCATCATGCCGCGTGCCAAAGGCCGCGCTGATCGCATCGTCAAGCGGTCTTGCCATATCACTGTCAAGGTTGCGGACAAGTAA
- the rpsC gene encoding 30S ribosomal protein S3, translating to MGQKVHPTGIRLGIVKEHTSVWYADGATYADYLLKDLKTREYLQDKLKSASVSRIDIHRPAQTARITIHTARPGIVIGKKGEDVEKLRQDLTKQMGVPVHINIEEIRKPELDAMLVAQSVAQQLERRVMFRRAMKRAVQNAMRIGAKGIKIQVSGRLGGAEIARTEWYREGRVPLHTLRADIDYNTYEAHTTYGVIGVKVWIFKGEVIGGRQEELKPQAPAPRKKAAK from the coding sequence ATGGGTCAGAAAGTACATCCCACTGGCATTCGCCTGGGAATCGTCAAGGAGCACACCTCCGTCTGGTATGCAGACGGTGCGACTTACGCAGATTACCTCTTGAAGGATCTGAAAACGCGTGAGTACCTCCAAGACAAACTAAAAAGCGCGTCCGTGAGCCGTATCGATATTCATCGTCCGGCACAAACTGCACGCATCACCATCCACACCGCTCGTCCCGGTATCGTTATCGGCAAGAAGGGTGAGGATGTCGAGAAGCTGCGTCAGGACCTGACCAAGCAGATGGGTGTGCCTGTGCACATCAACATCGAAGAGATCCGCAAGCCGGAACTCGACGCCATGCTGGTTGCGCAAAGCGTAGCTCAGCAGCTGGAGCGCCGCGTTATGTTCCGTCGCGCCATGAAGCGCGCCGTACAGAACGCCATGCGTATTGGTGCCAAAGGCATCAAGATCCAGGTGAGCGGTCGTCTCGGCGGTGCCGAGATCGCACGTACCGAGTGGTATCGCGAAGGTCGTGTGCCTCTGCACACCCTGCGTGCCGATATCGACTACAACACCTACGAAGCTCACACCACTTACGGTGTGATCGGTGTGAAGGTTTGGATCTTCAAAGGCGAAGTAATTGGTGGTCGCCAAGAAGAGCTGAAGCCGCAAGCACCAGCGCCTCGTAAAAAAGCTGCTAAGTAA
- the rpsS gene encoding 30S ribosomal protein S19 codes for MPRSLKKGPFIDLHLLKKVEVAVEKNDRKPVKTWSRRSMILPQMVGLTIAVHNGRQHVPVLVNEDMVGHKLGEFAGTRTYRGHVADKKAKR; via the coding sequence GTGCCACGTTCTCTGAAAAAAGGTCCTTTTATCGATCTTCACCTGTTGAAGAAGGTCGAAGTGGCGGTGGAGAAGAACGATCGCAAGCCAGTTAAAACCTGGTCGCGCCGTTCGATGATCCTGCCACAAATGGTCGGTCTGACCATCGCGGTACACAACGGTCGCCAGCACGTCCCCGTTCTCGTGAACGAAGACATGGTCGGCCACAAACTGGGCGAGTTCGCCGGTACCCGCACTTATCGTGGGCACGTGGCTGACAAGAAAGCCAAGCGTTAA
- the rplX gene encoding 50S ribosomal protein L24, whose protein sequence is MQKIRRDDEIIVIAGKDKGKRGKVLKVLADDRLVVSGLNLVKRHTKPNPMAGVQGGIVEKEAPLHASNVAIFNGETNKADRVGFKVEDGKKIRVFKSTQKAVDA, encoded by the coding sequence ATGCAAAAGATTCGTCGTGACGACGAGATCATCGTGATCGCCGGCAAAGACAAAGGTAAGCGCGGTAAGGTGCTGAAGGTTCTCGCTGACGACCGTCTGGTCGTAAGCGGTCTGAACCTGGTCAAGCGTCATACCAAGCCTAACCCGATGGCGGGCGTTCAGGGCGGTATCGTCGAAAAAGAAGCGCCTCTGCACGCTTCCAACGTTGCCATCTTCAACGGTGAAACCAACAAGGCTGATCGCGTTGGCTTCAAAGTTGAAGACGGTAAGAAAATTCGTGTCTTCAAGTCGACCCAAAAAGCGGTTGATGCTTGA
- the rplO gene encoding 50S ribosomal protein L15, with amino-acid sequence MKLNDLSPAPGSRREKHRPGRGIGSGLGKTGGRGHKGQTSRSGGTIAPGFEGGQQPLHRRLPKFGFVSLKAMDRAEVRLSELAKVEGDIVSVQSLKDANVINQNVQRVKIMLSGKVTRAVTIKGIAATKGARAAIEAAGGKFEE; translated from the coding sequence ATGAAACTCAATGATCTGAGTCCAGCGCCGGGTTCCCGTCGCGAGAAGCATCGTCCGGGTCGTGGTATCGGTAGTGGTCTGGGTAAGACCGGTGGCCGTGGCCACAAGGGTCAAACCTCCCGTTCCGGTGGCACCATCGCTCCAGGCTTCGAGGGTGGTCAACAGCCGTTGCACCGTCGTCTGCCGAAGTTCGGTTTCGTTTCCCTGAAAGCCATGGATCGCGCTGAAGTGCGTCTGTCCGAGCTGGCCAAAGTGGAAGGCGATATCGTCTCCGTGCAGTCCTTGAAGGATGCCAACGTGATCAACCAGAACGTACAGCGCGTGAAAATCATGCTGTCTGGCAAAGTCACTCGTGCAGTCACCATCAAGGGTATCGCAGCCACCAAAGGTGCGCGTGCGGCTATCGAAGCAGCTGGCGGCAAATTCGAGGAATAA
- the rplF gene encoding 50S ribosomal protein L6 yields the protein MSRVAKNPVKLPSGVEVKFAGQQLSVKGAKGTLELNVHSSVEVTEESGELRFVARNGDQQARAMAGTTRALVNNMVQGVSQGFERKLQLVGVGYKAQAKGTVLNLALGFSHPVDYELPAGITAETPSQTDILIKGIDKQLVGQVAAEIRDFRPPEPYKGKGVRYADEVVRRKEAKKK from the coding sequence ATGTCTCGCGTCGCTAAGAACCCCGTTAAGCTGCCCTCCGGCGTCGAAGTCAAATTCGCCGGCCAGCAGCTTTCGGTGAAGGGTGCCAAGGGCACTCTCGAACTGAACGTTCACTCGTCTGTTGAAGTTACCGAAGAGTCTGGTGAGCTGCGTTTCGTCGCTCGCAATGGTGACCAGCAAGCTCGCGCCATGGCCGGTACTACCCGTGCCCTGGTGAACAACATGGTCCAAGGCGTAAGCCAAGGCTTCGAGCGCAAGCTCCAGCTGGTCGGTGTTGGTTACAAGGCACAGGCCAAAGGCACCGTCCTGAACCTGGCCCTGGGCTTCTCTCACCCAGTTGACTACGAACTTCCAGCCGGCATCACCGCTGAAACCCCAAGCCAGACCGACATCCTGATCAAGGGTATCGACAAGCAGCTGGTGGGTCAGGTGGCCGCTGAAATCCGCGACTTCCGTCCGCCAGAGCCTTACAAAGGCAAAGGTGTGCGTTACGCGGACGAAGTCGTCCGTCGTAAAGAAGCCAAGAAGAAGTAG
- the rpsE gene encoding 30S ribosomal protein S5, with protein MANNDQKRDEGYIEKLVQVNRVAKTVKGGRIFTFTALTVVGDGKGRVGFGRGKSREVPAAIQKAMEAARRNMIQVDLKGTTLQYATKAAHGASKVYMQPASEGTGIIAGGAMRAVLEVAGVQNVLAKCYGSTNPVNVVYATFKGLKAMQSPESIAAKRGKSVEEII; from the coding sequence ATGGCAAATAACGATCAAAAGCGCGACGAAGGCTACATCGAGAAGCTGGTTCAGGTTAACCGCGTAGCTAAAACCGTTAAAGGCGGCCGTATCTTCACCTTCACCGCGCTGACCGTGGTGGGTGATGGCAAGGGCCGTGTTGGTTTCGGCCGTGGCAAATCGCGCGAAGTTCCTGCTGCGATCCAGAAAGCCATGGAAGCTGCCCGTCGCAACATGATCCAGGTCGACCTGAAGGGCACCACCCTGCAGTACGCCACCAAGGCTGCCCACGGCGCCTCGAAGGTCTACATGCAGCCTGCCTCGGAAGGTACTGGTATCATCGCCGGCGGCGCAATGCGTGCCGTACTGGAAGTTGCTGGTGTCCAGAACGTTCTGGCCAAGTGCTACGGTTCGACCAACCCAGTGAACGTGGTCTACGCCACCTTCAAGGGTCTGAAAGCCATGCAATCTCCTGAATCCATTGCTGCCAAGCGCGGCAAGAGCGTCGAGGAGATCATCTGA
- the rpmD gene encoding 50S ribosomal protein L30 translates to MATVKVTLIKSTAGRLPNHKLCVKGLGLRRIGHTVEVQDTPENRGMINKAYYMLKVEG, encoded by the coding sequence ATGGCAACCGTAAAAGTAACGCTGATCAAGAGCACCGCCGGCCGTCTGCCTAACCACAAACTGTGTGTTAAAGGCCTGGGTCTGCGTCGCATCGGTCACACTGTAGAAGTCCAGGATACTCCCGAGAACCGCGGGATGATCAACAAGGCTTACTACATGCTGAAGGTCGAGGGTTAA
- the rpsH gene encoding 30S ribosomal protein S8, which produces MSMQDPLADMLTRIRNAQMAEKSVVSMPSSTLKVAVAKVLKDEGYIAGYQVTGEAKPSLSLELKYFEGRPVIEELKRSSRPGLRQYKSVSDLPKVRGGLGVSIVSTNKGVMTDRAARAAGVGGEVLCTVF; this is translated from the coding sequence ATGAGTATGCAGGACCCGTTAGCGGACATGCTAACTCGCATCCGTAATGCCCAGATGGCTGAGAAGTCAGTCGTGAGCATGCCTTCTTCGACGTTGAAGGTTGCGGTTGCCAAAGTTCTGAAGGACGAAGGTTACATCGCTGGCTACCAGGTCACCGGTGAAGCCAAGCCTTCCCTCTCCCTTGAACTGAAGTACTTCGAAGGCCGTCCGGTCATCGAGGAACTGAAGCGCTCCAGCCGTCCAGGCCTGCGCCAGTACAAATCCGTTTCTGACCTGCCGAAAGTACGTGGCGGTCTGGGCGTATCCATCGTCTCCACCAACAAAGGTGTGATGACGGATCGTGCTGCGCGTGCTGCCGGTGTTGGCGGCGAAGTGCTCTGCACTGTGTTCTAA
- the rpsM gene encoding 30S ribosomal protein S13: MARIAGVNIPDNKHTVISLTYIYGVGRTTAQKICADAGVNPAAKIKDLSDEQIEVLRGEVAKFTTEGDLRRDINMKIKRLMDLGCYRGLRHRKGLPVRGQRTKTNARTRKGPRKPIRK, translated from the coding sequence ATGGCCCGTATTGCAGGCGTAAACATTCCAGATAACAAGCATACTGTTATCTCGCTGACCTACATCTATGGTGTCGGTCGCACTACTGCGCAGAAAATCTGTGCAGACGCTGGCGTCAACCCCGCCGCAAAGATCAAGGATCTGAGCGACGAGCAAATCGAAGTTCTGCGTGGCGAAGTCGCGAAGTTCACCACCGAAGGTGACCTGCGTCGTGACATCAACATGAAGATCAAGCGCTTGATGGACCTGGGCTGCTACCGCGGTCTGCGCCATCGTAAAGGTCTGCCGGTCCGCGGTCAGCGCACCAAGACCAACGCACGCACCCGTAAGGGCCCGCGTAAGCCGATCCGCAAGTAA
- the rpsK gene encoding 30S ribosomal protein S11 yields MAKPAARPRKKVKKTVVDGIAHIHASFNNTIVTITDRQGNALSWATSGGSGFRGSRKSTPFAAQIAAERAGQAALEYGLKNLDVNVKGPGPGRESAVRALNSCGYKIASITDVTPIPHNGCRPPKKRRV; encoded by the coding sequence ATGGCAAAACCTGCTGCTCGTCCTCGTAAGAAAGTCAAAAAGACAGTGGTTGATGGCATCGCCCACATCCATGCCTCTTTCAACAACACTATCGTGACCATCACCGACCGTCAGGGCAATGCTTTGTCCTGGGCGACCTCCGGTGGTTCCGGTTTCCGTGGTTCGCGCAAATCCACCCCGTTCGCAGCCCAGATCGCTGCTGAGCGTGCTGGTCAAGCTGCGCTGGAATACGGTCTTAAGAACCTCGACGTCAACGTCAAGGGTCCAGGTCCAGGTCGTGAGTCCGCCGTTCGTGCTTTGAACAGCTGCGGCTACAAGATCGCCAGCATCACCGACGTGACGCCAATCCCGCATAACGGGTGCCGTCCGCCGAAGAAGCGCCGCGTGTAA
- the rpmJ gene encoding 50S ribosomal protein L36 yields MKVRASVKKLCRNCKIIRREGVVRVICSAEPRHKQRQG; encoded by the coding sequence ATGAAAGTTCGTGCATCGGTGAAAAAGCTGTGCCGCAACTGCAAGATTATTCGTCGCGAAGGCGTCGTACGAGTGATCTGCAGCGCGGAACCGCGTCACAAGCAGCGCCAAGGCTGA